One Mangrovimonas cancribranchiae DNA segment encodes these proteins:
- a CDS encoding peptidylprolyl isomerase, whose translation MKKIIFILLSTLLLVSCENNKNKTSISKSKTLTKQKTIKKDSVKKPEREFPLLTDDNAMEFFLQYEKEHKENKVRITTAFGDIDILLFNETKFHRANFIFLTKQQYFDNTQFYRVVNNFIIQGGSTDDRDVMRKRTKIGKYLLPPDTKRGFKHDRGVVSMPSSEIENPYKLASPYEFFIVQQKGGAHHLDGDYTIFGKVIKGMDVVDEIAKQKTDDGEWPLHNIYIKKVRLID comes from the coding sequence ATGAAAAAAATCATCTTCATACTTCTCTCTACATTACTCCTTGTAAGTTGTGAAAATAATAAAAATAAAACATCTATATCTAAGTCTAAAACTTTAACGAAACAAAAAACAATAAAAAAAGATTCGGTAAAAAAACCTGAAAGAGAATTCCCGCTTCTTACCGATGACAATGCGATGGAGTTTTTTCTTCAATATGAAAAAGAACATAAAGAAAATAAAGTTAGAATTACTACAGCATTTGGTGATATTGATATTTTACTTTTTAATGAAACTAAATTCCATAGAGCCAATTTTATATTTCTAACAAAGCAACAATATTTTGATAACACCCAGTTTTATCGTGTGGTTAACAACTTTATAATTCAAGGTGGAAGCACCGACGATAGAGATGTTATGAGAAAGCGCACTAAAATAGGAAAATACCTTCTACCCCCAGACACAAAACGAGGCTTTAAACACGACCGAGGCGTAGTAAGTATGCCAAGCAGTGAAATTGAAAACCCTTACAAACTAGCATCGCCTTATGAGTTTTTTATTGTACAACAAAAGGGTGGCGCGCATCATTTAGATGGCGATTACACCATTTTTGGAAAAGTTATAAAAGGCATGGATGTTGTTGATGAAATAGCCAAACAAAAAACCGACGATGGCGAATGGCCTTTACACAACATTTATATTAAAAAAGTTAGGCTTATAGACTAA
- a CDS encoding trimeric intracellular cation channel family protein yields the protein MFFQVIDILGTIAFAISGVLVAQEKRMDPFGVLIIAFVTAVGGGTLRDVLIGQTPVSWMTNMTYVYVIFTSTIFAIIFRKQINYLRKSLFLFDTIGIGLYTVVGIEKGLSIGLHPIICVSLGTMTACFGGVIRDILSNEIPVIFRQEIYATACILGGVTYFLLQELPIVENFVFIISGLVVIVIRLLAVRFKISLPSIYKD from the coding sequence ATGTTTTTCCAAGTTATAGACATATTAGGAACAATTGCTTTTGCTATTTCTGGCGTATTAGTGGCACAAGAAAAGCGCATGGATCCTTTTGGAGTCCTTATTATAGCGTTTGTAACGGCAGTTGGTGGCGGAACTTTAAGAGATGTTCTTATTGGGCAAACACCAGTATCTTGGATGACTAATATGACATATGTTTACGTCATATTTACATCTACAATTTTTGCTATTATATTTAGAAAACAAATTAATTATTTAAGAAAATCGTTATTTCTATTTGATACTATTGGTATAGGATTATATACTGTTGTTGGCATAGAAAAAGGGTTAAGTATAGGTTTACACCCTATAATTTGTGTGTCTTTAGGTACAATGACAGCTTGTTTTGGCGGTGTTATTAGAGATATTTTAAGTAACGAAATCCCTGTTATTTTTAGACAAGAAATTTATGCTACAGCATGTATTTTAGGAGGTGTAACCTATTTTTTATTACAGGAATTACCAATAGTAGAAAACTTTGTTTTTATTATTTCAGGACTAGTTGTTATTGTTATTAGGTTACTAGCCGTAAGGTTTAAAATTAGTCTGCCAAGTATTTATAAAGATTAG
- a CDS encoding RDD family protein yields the protein MEEFQIETAQNVGIHQQVANIGDRILAYLIDSVIVFAYMVSIIIILNALDVDMFDSWAVFLLLSLPAFMYYVLFETFWDGKTIGKHVVKIKVVKLDGTKPAFSNYLIRWLLRIVDVSISTGGIAVLTILIKGNGQRLGDIAAGTTVISEKTKISIQETLMQELPDNYVPTYSQVTIFSDTEMQTIKNLYDKAVRKGQHNIVLALYKQLKSVMQVEPIEKPVDFVSIVIKDYNYYTQKM from the coding sequence ATGGAAGAATTTCAAATTGAAACGGCTCAAAATGTAGGGATTCATCAACAAGTGGCTAATATTGGAGATCGTATTTTAGCTTATCTTATTGATAGTGTTATTGTATTTGCCTATATGGTTTCAATTATTATTATTTTAAATGCATTAGATGTTGATATGTTTGATTCTTGGGCTGTTTTTTTGTTACTATCTCTACCTGCATTTATGTATTATGTGTTGTTTGAAACTTTTTGGGATGGTAAAACAATAGGGAAACATGTGGTGAAAATAAAAGTGGTTAAATTAGATGGTACTAAACCAGCGTTTTCCAATTATTTAATTCGGTGGCTTTTACGTATTGTCGATGTAAGCATTTCAACAGGCGGTATTGCTGTACTAACCATTTTAATAAAAGGTAATGGACAGCGATTAGGAGATATCGCTGCTGGTACTACAGTAATTAGCGAAAAGACTAAAATCTCTATTCAAGAAACGTTAATGCAGGAGTTGCCCGATAATTATGTGCCTACATATAGCCAAGTAACTATTTTTTCTGATACTGAAATGCAAACTATAAAAAACCTTTACGATAAAGCAGTTCGTAAAGGGCAGCATAATATTGTTTTAGCATTATACAAACAGCTAAAAAGTGTTATGCAAGTTGAACCCATAGAAAAACCAGTAGATTTTGTCTCTATCGTAATAAAAGATTATAACTACTATACACAAAAAATGTAA
- a CDS encoding stage II sporulation protein M, protein MREAAFVRQNKDKWLRFESLLSNKTNIDPNELSNLYVEITDHLSYAKTFYPRSKTASYLNQLASQAHQKIYKTQKESKNRIITFFKTEFPFQFYYFQRELLIAFLVFALFAIVGAFSAANEGDFVRSFLGDGYVNMTLENIEKGDPMAVYKQQGEFNMFLGITINNIRVALMAFAYGILLGIGSLFVMLQNGVMLGSFQYFFYDKGLLWESARTIWIHGTIEISVIIIAGCSGLVLGNGMLFPGTYTRLESFKRGVKSGLKILMSTIPFFIIAGFLEGFVTRHTEMPDWLAILIIASSLALIIFYYVIYPIQLHKKNNHS, encoded by the coding sequence ATGCGAGAAGCCGCTTTTGTCAGGCAAAATAAGGATAAATGGTTAAGATTTGAAAGCCTTCTTTCAAATAAAACAAATATAGACCCCAACGAACTCTCTAATTTATACGTAGAAATAACCGACCATTTAAGTTATGCTAAGACGTTTTACCCTAGAAGTAAAACGGCGAGTTACTTAAATCAATTAGCGTCACAAGCGCATCAAAAAATCTATAAAACACAAAAAGAGTCTAAAAATAGAATTATTACGTTTTTTAAAACTGAGTTTCCTTTTCAGTTTTATTATTTCCAAAGAGAATTACTTATAGCCTTTTTAGTTTTTGCACTTTTTGCCATTGTAGGGGCTTTTTCTGCTGCTAACGAAGGCGATTTTGTACGGTCTTTTTTAGGTGACGGTTACGTAAATATGACCCTTGAAAATATTGAAAAAGGCGACCCTATGGCAGTTTATAAACAACAAGGTGAATTTAATATGTTTCTTGGCATTACAATAAACAATATTAGAGTAGCCCTTATGGCTTTTGCTTATGGTATTTTATTGGGTATTGGTTCGCTTTTTGTTATGCTACAAAATGGTGTTATGCTAGGGAGTTTTCAATATTTCTTTTACGATAAAGGCCTACTATGGGAATCGGCTAGAACTATTTGGATACATGGTACTATAGAAATTTCGGTTATTATTATCGCAGGATGTTCTGGATTGGTTTTAGGTAATGGCATGCTTTTTCCAGGAACTTACACTCGTTTAGAATCCTTTAAAAGAGGCGTTAAAAGCGGTTTAAAAATATTAATGAGCACCATTCCATTTTTTATTATTGCTGGCTTTTTGGAAGGCTTTGTTACTAGACATACAGAAATGCCAGATTGGTTAGCTATTCTAATTATTGCCAGTTCTTTGGCACTAATCATTTTTTATTACGTTATTTATCCTATTCAATTACACAAAAAAAATAACCACTCATGA